The following proteins are co-located in the Macadamia integrifolia cultivar HAES 741 unplaced genomic scaffold, SCU_Mint_v3 scaffold_190A, whole genome shotgun sequence genome:
- the LOC122071164 gene encoding F-box protein At3g08750-like translates to MVSHLPYEIIFGEILPLVPAKSLVRFKRVCKLWCDTISDPQFVHAHLNRMKSKPLSGILTRSLINKGDYSFLDPQRDEKFDLCLKNCLGEEDGFLYLKASCDGLLLVHAERIMECRYERNYYICNPITRRFLKLPIPPSQWFGASGLAYDVRSRCYKVVGWFGTGGEGCKCMMFTLREDMINICDESFESLKSWKELSLPRGCKLQRFTSPASVKGGLYWVAFNHEYNEHCIISMDITREVFLEIKLPRYEPINRVFTLVGFEGSLYLAQSSSVHNTYNLGSTFLWVLEDLDKDNVWTKLCYFECNGGGGDHGSEIHKFVSNYDTKLLQEIWLMVIKKDRETYMISYSDTHLNSLVTWDA, encoded by the coding sequence ATGGTTTCTCATCTTCCATATGAAATCATCTTTGGGGAGATACTTCCTCTAGTCCCTGCAAAATCTCTTGTTAGATTCAAGCGTGTGTGCAAGCTCTGGTGTGATACAATCTCCGATCCTCAATTCGTCCATGCTCATCTCAATCGAATGAAATCTAAACCACTCAGCGGGATCCTAACTCGGAGTTTGATCAACAAAGGTGATTATTCATTCTTAGATCCTCAAAGAGATGAGAAATTTGACTTGTGCTTAAAGAATTGcttgggagaagaagatggtttCTTATATTTGAAAGCTTCTTGTGATGGACTACTACTTGTTCATGCCGAAAGAATCATGGAATGTCGATATGAACGTAACTATTATATTTGCAATCCGATCACTCGTCGATTTTTGAAGCTTCCTATCCCTCCTTCCCAATGGTTTGGTGCCTCTGGATTGGCTTATGATGTTAGGAGCCGATGTTATAAGGTCGTTGGTTGGTTTGGAACCGGCGGTGAAGGCTGCAAGTGTATGATGTTTACATTAAGAGAAGATATGATCAATATTTGCGACGAATCATTTGAGTCATTGAAATCATGGAAAGAGTTGAGTCTTCCAAGAGGGTGTAAACTACAAAGATTTACTAGTCCAGCTTCTGTAAAAGGGGGATTATATTGGGTGGCATTCAATCATGAATACAATGAACACTGTATTATCTCAATGGACATCACAAGAGAGGTGTTCCTGGAAATTAAATTGCCAAGGTATGAACCGATCAATCGAGTGTTCACCTTAGTGGGATTTGAAGGATCTTTATATCTAGCACAATCTTCATCTGTTCATAATACATATAATCTTGGTTCTACTTTCTTATGGGTTCTGGAGGACTTGGACAAAGACAACGTCTGGACCAAGCTATGCTACTTTGAATgtaatggtggtggtggagatCATGGTTCAGAGATTCATAAATTTGTTTCTAATTATGACACTAAATTGCTCCAGGAGATATGGTTGATGGTCATTAAGAAGGATAGGGAGACCTATATGATTTCATATTCTGATACCCATCTTAATAGCCTTGTGACTTGGGATGCTTGA